In one window of Brassica rapa cultivar Chiifu-401-42 chromosome A07, CAAS_Brap_v3.01, whole genome shotgun sequence DNA:
- the LOC103844341 gene encoding uncharacterized protein LOC103844341 — MEGDKQTHDEKKHSSEEESIRREDPPTPENTGGWGWGFSVLSDLQKAAEDLSRNAAAVAEKAAKSIADMQEADEDSESSAKEEEIPDTEQDSDDESLKLKKLALGKLEDASEDSLLSQGLKVFDDSVESFTSGAWLALGNALKGGTSLVQKLEDSVQQGSSPREAGSGAPSLLETGKALTAKGMQVLEFVGKETMDLLITETGLGNEKNRDQMIEEVTFDRCFYIYGGPEQLEELEALSSHYTLLFNRRKGKLSQDEKVLVDGKLKQIQQLFSFADEMSGRKAESDKGKKIDINTEGNDDDMKNLYNSSVSKAADMAAGFTNALAGLNINDMIQRTGGRLESLHSEGVHGLSEMCCFAVTHLLILGKSIISHANKVEDEDAETLKIEWPEDPTEKARLIRGKAELMAGYVEAVSNSFITGISDVSETFSAAIKGAAADDSKDELLKTSTMEEKASTFNNSLRSDQTTAITKIQEGLQYLSYVVITTSMPSA, encoded by the exons ATGGAGGGAGACAAACAAACGCACGATGAGAAGAAGCACTCATCCGAGGAAGAATCAATACGGAGAGAGGATCCCCCGACACCGGAGAACACTGGTGGATGGGGCTGGGGCTTCTCTGTGCTCTCAGATCTTCAAAAAGCCGCGGAAGATTTATCTCGTAAT GCTGCAGCAGTGGCGGAGAAAGCAGCGAAAAGCATTGCGGATATGCAAGAAGCGGATGAAGACTCTGAATCTTCTGCCAAGGAAGAAGAGATACCTGATACAGAGCAGGATAGTGATGATGAGAGTCTGAAGTTAAAGAAGTTAGCTTTAGGCAAATTGGAGGATGCAAGTGAAGACTCACTTCTTAGCCAG GGTTTGAAGGTTTTCGATGATTCAGTTGAGAGTTTCACTTCTGGAGCTTGGCTGGCGCTAGGGAATGCGTTAAAAGGAGGCACAAGTTTGGTGCAAAA GCTTGAAGACAGTGTCCAGCAAGGTTCTTCGCCTAGGGAAGCTGGATCTGGTGCACCGTCTCTATTGGAG ACGGGAAAAGCATTAACTGCCAAAGGAATGCAAGTTCTTGAGTTTGTTGGCAAGGAGACTATGGATTTATTGATTACAGAGACTGGTCTCGGAAATGAGAAGAACAGGGATCAAATGATTGAGGAAGTGACGTTTGATCGATGCTTTTACATTTATGGTGGTCCTGAGCAGCTCGAG GAATTAGAAGCATTGTCAAGCCACTATACTCTGTTGTTCAACAGGAGAAAGGGGAAACTGTCGCAAGATGAGAAAGTGTTGGTTGATGGGAAGCTCAAACAGATCCAGCAACTATTCAGCTTCGCTGATGAAATGAGTGGACGTAAAGCAGAGTCTGACAAAGGGAagaaaatagatattaatacCGAAGGCAATGATGATGACATGAAGAATCTGTACAACTCCAGCGTCAGCAAAGCTGCTGATATGGCTGCTGG GTTCACAAACGCTTTAGCGGGTCTAAACATAAACGATATGATCCAGCGGACCGGTGGCAGGCTTGAGTCTCTTCACTCAGAAGGAGTTCAT GGACTTTCTGAAATGTGCTGTTTTGCAGTCACTCATCTGCTTATTCTCGGTAAATCCATTATATCTCATGCCAACAAAGTTGAGGATGAAGACGCTGAGACATTAAAAATCGAGTGGCCAGAGGATCCCACTGAAAAAGCTAGGCTGATTAGAGGTAAGGCAGAATTGATGGCTGGATATGTGGAAGCAGTTTCCAACAGTTTTATAACAG GTATATCAGATGTCTCTGAAACATTCTCAGCTGCGATCAAAGGAGCTGCCGCTGATGATTCCAAAGATGAACTTCTGAAAACATCAACCATGGAGGAAAAGGCAAGCACTTTCAACAATAGTCTTCGCTCTGACCAAACCACAGCTATCACAAAGATCCAGGAAGGACTTCAATACCTGTCTTATGTCGTGATAACTACCTCAATGCCCTCTGCTTGA
- the LOC103844338 gene encoding uncharacterized protein LOC103844338 → MVLMVTAPPSCIRPPPDPPPLPCKPPPLEACSLIISPEPPDSTAALIRLLAPLHILEPSVSSLVPVVAVTPLSFFAMTKGLTRSVFVSFGVRVSTTCRFQSSPTFQIETWFLFVETSLCSEGIFSVSSCNKPYMDEYYLVLGISCVKMNHLPLNEDVALSLNILLPLVKDVTSSLPLPQYEDLTLPQYEDVTLFYLLLVPPYEVRIRTFVLSALVSMVAEIDAFRNGGFGWYIHGSSSCRIVCWTLKASSIFRL, encoded by the exons ATGGTCTTGATGGTGACTGCTCCCCCATCGTGTATCAGGCCTCCTCCAGATCCGCCCCCGTTACCGTGTAAGCCCCCTCCGCTTGAAGCTTGCTCTCTAATCATCTCTCCGGAACCTCCAGACTCTACAGCCGCCCTCATTCGCCTCCTCGCTCCTCTACACATCCTCGAACCTTCCGTCAGTTCTCTGGTTCCTGTGGTTGCAGTTACTCCTTTAAGTTTCTTTGCAATGACCAAGGGTTTAACCAGATCTGTTTTCGTATCATTTGGAGTGCGAGTTTCTACTACGTGTAGATTTCAGTCCAGTCCCACTTTCCAGATCGAGACATGGTTTCTCTTTGTAGAAACCTCTCTTTGTTCAGAAGGTAtcttctctgtttcttcttgCAACAAGCCCTACATGGATGAGTATTACCTTGTTTTAGGTATTAGTTGTGTCAAGATGAATCATTTACCTCTGAATGAGGATGTTGCCCTCTCTTTGAATATTCTCTTACCTCTGGTTAAGGATGTTACAAGCTCTCTGCCTTTACCTCAGTATGAGGATCTGACTTTACCTCAGTATGAGGATGTTACTCTGTTTTATCTCCTTTTAGTACCTCCGTATGAGGTTCGTATTAGGACCTTTGTCTTGTCGGCTCTTGTTTCTATGGTTGCAGAGATTGATGCTTTTAGAAATGGAGGTTTTGGATGGTATATCCATG GAAGCTCTTCTTGCAGGATCGTGTGCTGGACTCTCAAAGCTTCAAGTATTTTCAGACTCTAA